A single region of the Xiphophorus maculatus strain JP 163 A chromosome 3, X_maculatus-5.0-male, whole genome shotgun sequence genome encodes:
- the LOC102218524 gene encoding membrane progestin receptor alpha yields the protein MATVVMEQIGRLFINAQQLRQIPQLLESAFPTLPCTVKISDVPRVFRERHILTGYRQTDQSWRYYFLTLFQRHNETLNVWTHLLAALIILVKCQEISETVDFLRDPHAQPLFIVLLAAFTYLSFSALAHLLSAKSELSYYTFYFLDYVGVSVYQYGSALAHYYYAIEKEWHSSVQGFFLHTAAFLAWLTCFGCCYGKYARHDLPKFAHKLLQVVPSALAYCLDISPVVHRIYSCYWGGCSDPIVWYHVYHVIFFLISAYFFCCPHPESLLPGKCDFFGQGHQIFHVLVVVCTLTQIEALRTDFTERRPLYERLHGDLAHDAVALFIFTTCCCALTAFYVRNRVRASLYEKKE from the coding sequence ATGGCCACGGTAGTGATGGAGCAGATTGGCCGGCTTTTTATCAATGCCCAGCAGCTCCGGCAGATCCCTCAGCTGCTCGAATCGGCCTTTCCGACGCTGCCTTGCACTGTGAAGATTTCTGATGTCCCAAGGGTGTTCCGCGAGCGCCACATCCTCACAGGCTACAGGCAGACGGACCAAAGCTGGCGCTACTACTTTCTCACCCTCTTCCAGAGGCATAATGAGACCCTCAATGTGTGGACCCACCTGCTGGCAGCCCTCATCATCCTTGTGAAGTGCCAGGAGATCTCAGAAACGGTGGATTTTCTGCGTGATCCTCATGCCCAGCCCCTCTTCATTGTCCTGCTGGCAGCCTTCACCTACCTCTCCTTTAGTGCTCTTGCCCACCTCCTCTCTGCCAAATCAGAGCTCTCATACTACACCTTCTACTTCCTCGACTATGTCGGGGTGTCCGTCTACCAATACGGGAGTGCTCTGGCGCACTACTACTATGCTATAGAGAAAGAGTGGCACAGTTCAGTGCAGGGCTTCTTTCTGCACACTGCTGCTTTTTTGGCTTGGCTCACTTGCTTCGGGTGCTGCTATGGCAAATACGCAAGGCACGACCTGCCCAAGTTTGCCCACAAGCTGCTCCAAGTGGTGCCGTCGGCGTTGGCTTACTGCTTAGACATCAGCCCCGTGGTCCACCGCATCTACAGCTGTTACTGGGGAGGCTGCTCCGACCCAATAGTGTGGTACCACGTCTACCACGTGATCTTCTTCTTAATCAGCGCCTACTTTTTTTGCTGCCCACACCCAGAGAGTCTGCTCCCTGGGAAGTGTGACTTCTTTGGGCAGGGCCACCAGATCTTCCACGTGCTGGTGGTGGTGTGCACCCTGACGCAGATTGAAGCACTGCGAACTGACTTCACAGAGCGCCGCCCGCTCTATGAGCGTCTCCACGGAGACCTCGCCCACGACGCCGTGGCGCTCTTCATCTTCACCACCTGCTGCTGTGCTCTCACCGCGTTTTACGTGCGTAACCGTGTGCGTGCCTCCCTCTATGAGAAGAAGGAGTGA